The following proteins are co-located in the Castanea sativa cultivar Marrone di Chiusa Pesio chromosome 8, ASM4071231v1 genome:
- the LOC142606453 gene encoding tryptophan N-monooxygenase CYP79A68-like: MSFSFFFSHGSEYAFIYVTFLYALLSAFIFFFLSKIFTKSKRPPLPPGPKPWPIVGNLPEMWRKKPRYRWLHSLMKELNTEIACVRLGRVYVVPVTSPEIAMEFLKQHDAVMASRPITVTTSMFSDGFLTAGVAPWGKQWKKMRKVLTHEILNPTRLEWLRSKRKEEADNLLRVINNICKSGSVVDVRLVSQHFTGNIMRRMMFNRRYYRQGREDGGPCVEEQEHIKALFTMLLYVYALCVSDYLPILKPLDLDGHEKTVRNALKVIKKYEDPIINERVKMWKEGKRTEPEDLLDVFISIKDDNGKPLLSVAEIKAQITELLLATLDNPSNIAEWALAEMLNQPEQLQKAVEELDRVVGKERLVEESDIPNLSYVVACARESLRLHPIAPFNLPHVAKEDLTVAGYFIPKGSQVLLSRLGLGRNPRVWEDPLRFNPERHFKDNSHELGLAEPGLRFISFTRGRRGCMGGTLGTLITVMLFARLLQGFTWSIPPELEKIDLKENDRLFLAQPLRVYAEPRLPAHLYPA; this comes from the exons ATgtccttctctttcttcttcagtcATGGGTCTGAATATGCTTTCATTTATGTAACCTTCCTATATGCGCTTCTCTCTGcattcatcttcttctttctttcaaaaatcTTCACCAAAAGCAAGCGACCCCCCCTCCCTCCTGGCCCAAAACCATGGCCTATTGTTGGAAATCTGCCAGAGATGTGGAGGAAAAAACCTAGATATAGGTGGCTGCATAGCCTCATGAAAGAGTTGAACACAGAAATCGCTTGTGTACGTCTAGGAAGAGTGTATGTTGTGCCAGTAACTTCCCCAGAGATTGCCATGGAGTTTTTGAAGCAACATGATGCAGTGATGGCATCAAGGCCTATCACAGTCACCACTAGTATGTTCAGTGATGGGTTCTTGACAGCAGGCGTTGCACCTTGGGGAAAGCAATGGAAGAAGATGAGGAAGGTGCTCACTCACGAGATATTGAACCCGACAAGACTCGAATGGCTACGTAGTAAGCGAAAGGAAGAAGCCGATAATCTTCTCCGAGTGATTAACAATATATGCAAATCAGGCTCGGTTGTTGATGTAAGGTTAGTTTCCCAACACTTCACTGGAAATATTATGAGGAGAATGATGTTCAACAGAAGGTACTATAGGCAAGGACGAGAGGATGGGGGGCCTTGTGTTGAAGAACAAGAGCATATTAAAGCACTCTTTACTATGCTTTTGTATGTGTATGCATTGTGTGTTTCTGATTACTTGCCAATCTTGAAGCCACTAGATTTAGATGGACATGAAAAGACTGTGAGGAATGCTTTGAAAGTTATCAAAAAGTATGAGGATCCGATTATCAATGAGAGAGTAAAAATGTGGAAAGAGGGGAAGAGGACCGAGCCTGAAGACCTTCTTGATGTTTTCATTTCTATTAAGGATGACAATGGGAAGCCATTGCTATCAGTGGCAGAGATCAAAGCACAAATCACG GAACTACTCCTTGCAACTCTGGATAATCCTTCCAATATAGCGGAGTGGGCTTTGGCAGAAATGCTAAACCAACCTGAGCAGCTACAAAAAGCAGTAGAGGAATTAGACAGGGTGGTTGGAAAGGAGAGACTTGTTGAAGAATCAGACATTCCTAACCTAAGCTATGTGGTTGCTTGTGCAAGGGAGTCTCTTAGGCTTCACCCAATTGCACCATTCAATCTCCCCCATGTCGCTAAAGAAGATCTCACTGTGGCTGGCTACTTCATCCCTAAAGGTAGTCAAGTCTTGCTAAGCCGATTAGGCCTCGGTCGAAACCCAAGAGTTTGGGAGGACCCCTTGAGGTTCAACCCTGAGCGACATTTCAAGGATAATTCACATGAGTTGGGGCTTGCAGAACCTGGCCTGAGGTTTATTTCCTTCACTAGAGGAAGGAGAGGGTGCATGGGTGGTACACTGGGGACACTCATTACTGTGATGCTATTTGCAAGACTTCTACAAGGTTTTACATGGAGTATTCCACCTGAGTTGGAGAAGATTGACCTTAAAGAGAACGACCGACTCTTCCTCGCTCAACCCTTGCGTGTGTACGCAGAACCACGCTTGCCTGCTCATTTGTACCCAGCTTAA
- the LOC142608277 gene encoding ankyrin repeat-containing protein BDA1-like, whose translation MSTSPYMDERIERMNQAAQHGNIDAFYIIIQKDVKLLKHIDKLPFVNSPLHIAAYAGHIPFAMELMRLKPSFSRKLNPDGFSPIHLALQNGHGELVCRLLEIDGELFRVKGREGITPLHYVAATECHLDRLEKFLEFCPHSIEAVTIRNENALHIALKYDKLEAFRLLVRWLQKNWSQNSILWESKVLNWQDENGNTPLHIAVYKNQPKAVRRLLLYSGVNIFAKNSEGKTAGDILAQQNQIENREIKLMLQRVGALRAPSLPKVTFYARHLWSMFSSLEKTRMHCIGEWTQISDDRRNMLLVVATLLMTVTYQGVLSPPGGLWQDDYLPEPNTTLPAIRKFNSSAPIPNEAGTPIDLRNFPFWVFLSLNSLTFMLSYSTILLLIPKQRIYQIVRLSLLSLSVCYIVSLTVIIPTRFWEMFWYVSIAMFLCIFLLNTSATCVAWSYKACL comes from the exons ATGTCAACTTCCCCATATATGGATGAGAGAATTGAGAGGATGAATCAGGCTGCTCAACATGGAAATATTGATGCCTTTTACATCATAATTCAGAAGGATGTAAAACTTTTGAAGCACATCGATAAGCTACCATTTGTTAATAGTCCTTTACACATAGCTGCATATGCTGGGCACATCCCATTTGCCATGGAGCTGATGAGATTAAAGCCCTCATTCTCTAGGAAGCTTAATCCAGATGGGTTCAGCCCCATTCACCTTGCTCTACAAAATGGGCATGGTGAGCTGGTGTGTCGGCTTCTAGAAATTGATGGGGAACTTTTCCGTGTCAAAGGAAGGGAGGGTATTACCCCTTTGCATTATGTAGCAGCAACAGAATGTCACCTTGATCGATTGGAAAAATTTCTCGAATTCTGTCCCCATTCTATTGAAGCTGTGACAATTCGAAATGAGAATGCTCTGCATATTGCCTTGAAATATGACAAGTTGGAGGCTTTTAGACTCTTGGTGCGATGGCTCCAAAAGAATTGGTCTCAAAATTCCATATTGTGGGAGAGTAAAGTCCTGAACTGGCAGGATGAGAATGGCAACACGCCATTGCACATTGCTGTGTACAAAAATCAACCCAAG GCTGTGAGGAGGTTATTATTATATTCTGGTGTCAATATATTCGCTAAGAATTCAGAGGGTAAGACAGCAGGGGATATCTTGgcacaacaaaatcaaatagaaaacCGTGAGATCAAGTTAATGCTACAGCGTGTTGGAGCTTTACGAGCTCCATCTCTTCCTAAGGTAACTTTTTATGCACGTCATCTATGGTCCATGTTCTCATCTCTTGAGAAAACAAGAATGCATTGTATTGGAGAATGGACTCAAATATCAGACGACAGGCGCAATATGCTTTTGGTGGTTGCTACACTGCTTATGACTGTCACCTATCAAGGAGTACTCAGCCCTCCTGGGGGACTTTGGCAAGATGACTACCTTCCTGAGCCCAATACCACATTACCGGCCATCAGAAAATTCAATTCAAGTGCTCCTATTCCAAACGAAGCAGGGACACCCATTGATCTTcgaaattttcctttttgggtGTTCTTGTCATTAAATTCTTTGACATTTATGCTCTCATACTCAACGATTCTTCTTCTCATTCCAAAACAACGCATTTATCAAATAGTCCGCCTATCTCTTCTTTCCCTATCTGTTTGCTATATAGTTTCCTTGACCGTCATAATCCCAACTCGATTTTGGGAAATGTTTTGGTATGTTTCTATTGCCATGTTTCTTTGTATCTTCCTTCTAAATACTTCTGCTACTTGTGTAGCGTGGTCTTATAAGGCTTGTCTCTAA